The genomic interval TGCCTCCGAACATCAGGCCGACCAGCAACGCGACACCGATGGCAACCAGACGCCGCTCCAAGAATCCGGACACGATGAGCAATCCGATCAGGCCAAACGCCAGCCCGCTGGCTCCGACATGAACGTAGTTTCGGCCGATCACCCACAGCAGAATGCCGCCCAGCAAGACGATCAGGCAAACGCTCAGCCACGGCTTTGCTCTCGAACCGGCAAGTAGTCCGAGCAAGATTGCCAGTGAAATGGTGTTTCCAAAGAGATGGCTGATTCCTCCATGCAACAGCGGCATCAACACAATGCCCGGCAGTCCCGACAGCGTTCGCGGACGCAAACCCCATGAGCTCAGATCGTAGGGGATGAGCAAGTCCACGAAATAGACAAGCCACATCACTAGCAGAAACACACCGATCCAATAGAACTGTTTTTGCATGACGCGATGGAGATCCGCTGGAAACAAGAACCACACGGAACCGCAATGCATGCGTGAACGTCCGGCTTAGAAATCTCAGCTCGCATTGTACACTTTGTTGTGCGTCATTTGTTATGTACGCTTTGTCGGCATTGATCAAATACCCGTTGCTAAGGTGCAGGCATGAGGATGGATGAATCTGTAACCCGGTCACTGTTGATGGGACTGGCCGGCGAAGGGCTGGAGGAGGTGCTTTCCTCGTTCGCGCCACGCAGCTTTGAGGCGGGTGACACGATCGTGGCGGTGGGCGAGGTGGGCGACGAACTGTTCTTGATCACGGCCGGCAAAGTCCGCGTATGGAGCGGTGAAGGACCCGCGGTTTCCGAACGGACGCTGAGCATTCTGGGCCCCGGTGACCATTTCGGTGAAGCCGCCGCATTGGGCGGTGGTCGCCGCACCGCAACCGTGACGGCGGTTTCCTACGTCGAAACGCTGGTTC from Stieleria varia carries:
- a CDS encoding rhomboid family intramembrane serine protease, which gives rise to MHCGSVWFLFPADLHRVMQKQFYWIGVFLLVMWLVYFVDLLIPYDLSSWGLRPRTLSGLPGIVLMPLLHGGISHLFGNTISLAILLGLLAGSRAKPWLSVCLIVLLGGILLWVIGRNYVHVGASGLAFGLIGLLIVSGFLERRLVAIGVALLVGLMFGGTVLWGLIPGAGGAVSWEGHFCGLAAGVAVAYLTLAKPSWFSNRNF